One genomic window of Anticarsia gemmatalis isolate Benzon Research Colony breed Stoneville strain chromosome 23, ilAntGemm2 primary, whole genome shotgun sequence includes the following:
- the LOC142983024 gene encoding uncharacterized protein LOC142983024 isoform X2 produces the protein MKNNNRYIGLPVMLKAGEYSPNNPLVRGERPAGDALLGLGEYERRRNTLRKIRQQQYREYLDQQAKKKQEAKEQAERERREREQREREREERERELVLERDRFSPERRRSVPVTSPVHARARDAYAQYDREYVSAGVCTGSVNKVDTGVQVDGFTRPLSVAVQTDETELFRLSPSPSKSQLTQAERELSPRSVQAERWDHAPHEPQARRRSYGDFDERACLLKKCNRDKLTSDLRHTYMPSIFDADAIRLRNIQAEKEAAERRQYYQQELKNQIMEQQRIREERKTREKMLEQAEMRRLEEQLRMLRVAQEREVGKHHDITAAIKENTSEYNSKRTELQREIDMEHHKLLRVTSQPTKALSKRTTTTSKSDTQPSKLPFYYPKINNEEKKPYSMNIPDNSIFSSNYDVDSYLRRNLNFNKEKVFDGNDSESVEASERKVLGEKVNERKYENVYEKFDDKMYERQSKDKVYEDIKYGKINDKIYENRPNDLYETNIKDKQYERFESKDRQVLVAKALIHEQPIETDRPSEIVDKQPSRKVDNIDCIPVLRHSPQMSSKSTENCKMSDAMKKVDDKWQVPVVQKNILKALPNEEGKNVSILTQLGSIRRQLQLEQLKLDRMLSKDDT, from the exons CGCTACATAGGTCTGCCCGTGATGCTGAAGGCGGGGGAGTACTCTCCAAACAACCCGCTGGTCCGCGGCGAGCGGCCGGCCGGCGACGCGCTCCTCGGCCTGGGGGAGTATGAGCGACGGAGAAACACGCTGCGGAAGATACGCCAGCAGCAGTATAGAGAGTACCTTGATCAG CAAGCCAAAAAGAAACAAGAAGCGAAAGAGCAAGCGGAACGGGAGCGTCGTGAACGTGAACAGCGCGAGCGAGAGCGCGAGGAGAGGGAGAGGGAGTTAGTGTTAGAGCGAGACAGGTTCAGTCCCGAGCGGCGCCGCAGCGTGCCCGTGACGTCACCGGTACATGCGCGCGCGAGAGATGCGTACGCGCAGTATGATAGGGAGTATGTCTCTGCCGGTGTTTGTACGGGCAGTgtcaa cAAAGTGGACACAGGTGTGCAGGTAGATGGGTTTACAAGACCATTATCCGTCGCCGTACAAACGGATGAAACTGAACTGTTTCGA TTGTCCCCGTCCCCCAGCAAGAGTCAGCTGACGCAGGCGGAGCGCGAGCTGTCCCCGCGCAGCGTGCAGGCCGAGCGCTGGGACCACGCGCCGCACGAGCCACAGGCCCGGCGCCGGAGCTACGGGGACTTTGATG AACGCGCATGCCTATTAAAGAAGTGCAACCGCGACAAGTTAACATCAGACCTACGCCACACATACATGCCGTCTATATTTGATGCTGATGCTATTCGACTAAGAAATATACAAGCTGAAAAG GAGGCAGCCGAACGTCGTCAGTACTACCAACAGGAgcttaaaaatcaaatcatggAACAACAAAGGATAAGGGAAGAAAGGAAAACTAGGGAgaa GATGCTAGAACAAGCTGAGATGCGTCGTTTAGAAGAACAACTGCGTATGTTACGAGTGGCGCAGGAGAGAGAAGTTGGGAAACACCACGATATTACTGCCGCT ATAAAAGAAAACACATCAGAATACAACAGCAAACGCACAGAGCTACAACGAGAGATAGATATGGAACACCACAAACTACTACGCGTCACGTCTCAGCCTACCAAAGCTTTATCCAAACGAACAACAACCACTTCCAAAAGTGACACGCAACCTTCAAAACTACCCTTTTATTAccctaaaataaataacgaagagaAAAAACCGTACTCTATGAATATACCGGACAATTCCATATTTTCTTCCAATTATGATGTTGATAGTTATCTAAGAAgaaatttgaatttcaataaagAAAAAGTCTTCGATGGTAATGATTCGGAAAGTGTTGAAGCATCGGAAAGGAAAGTCCTTGGAGAGAAAGTGAATGAAAGGAAATACGAAAATGTGTATGAGAAATTTgatgataaaatgtatgaaaggcAGAGTAAAGATAAGGTTTATGAAGATATCAAATAtgggaaaataaatgataaaatttatgaaaatagacCTAACGATCTGTACGAAACTAACATCAAAGACAAACAATATGAAAGATTCGAAAGCAAAGATAGACAGGTTTTAGTTGCAAAAgcgttaatacacgaacagccTATAGAAACTGACCGTCCTTCAGAAATTGTTGACAAGCAACCGTCCAGAAAGGTAGACAATATTGATTGTATACCTGTATTGAGGCATTCACCTCAAATGAGTAGTAAAAGTACTGAAAACTGTAAAATGAGTGATGCTATGAAGAAAGTAGATGATAAATGGCAAGTGCCCGTTGTACAGAAAAACATTTTGAAGGCTTTACCTAACGAAGAGGGGAAGAATGTGAGTATACTGACACAGTTGGGCTCTATAAGACGACAACTACAGTTGGAGCAGTTGAAGCTAGATCGAATGCTGTCTAAAGATGATACGTGA
- the LOC142983024 gene encoding uncharacterized protein LOC142983024 isoform X4, translated as MLKAGEYSPNNPLVRGERPAGDALLGLGEYERRRNTLRKIRQQQYREYLDQQAKKKQEAKEQAERERREREQREREREERERELVLERDRFSPERRRSVPVTSPVHARARDAYAQYDREYVSAGVCTGSVNKVDTGVQVDGFTRPLSVAVQTDETELFRLSPSPSKSQLTQAERELSPRSVQAERWDHAPHEPQARRRSYGDFDERACLLKKCNRDKLTSDLRHTYMPSIFDADAIRLRNIQAEKEAAERRQYYQQELKNQIMEQQRIREERKTREKMLEQAEMRRLEEQLRMLRVAQEREVGKHHDITAAIKENTSEYNSKRTELQREIDMEHHKLLRVTSQPTKALSKRTTTTSKSDTQPSKLPFYYPKINNEEKKPYSMNIPDNSIFSSNYDVDSYLRRNLNFNKEKVFDGNDSESVEASERKVLGEKVNERKYENVYEKFDDKMYERQSKDKVYEDIKYGKINDKIYENRPNDLYETNIKDKQYERFESKDRQVLVAKALIHEQPIETDRPSEIVDKQPSRKVDNIDCIPVLRHSPQMSSKSTENCKMSDAMKKVDDKWQVPVVQKNILKALPNEEGKNVSILTQLGSIRRQLQLEQLKLDRMLSKDDT; from the exons ATGCTGAAGGCGGGGGAGTACTCTCCAAACAACCCGCTGGTCCGCGGCGAGCGGCCGGCCGGCGACGCGCTCCTCGGCCTGGGGGAGTATGAGCGACGGAGAAACACGCTGCGGAAGATACGCCAGCAGCAGTATAGAGAGTACCTTGATCAG CAAGCCAAAAAGAAACAAGAAGCGAAAGAGCAAGCGGAACGGGAGCGTCGTGAACGTGAACAGCGCGAGCGAGAGCGCGAGGAGAGGGAGAGGGAGTTAGTGTTAGAGCGAGACAGGTTCAGTCCCGAGCGGCGCCGCAGCGTGCCCGTGACGTCACCGGTACATGCGCGCGCGAGAGATGCGTACGCGCAGTATGATAGGGAGTATGTCTCTGCCGGTGTTTGTACGGGCAGTgtcaa cAAAGTGGACACAGGTGTGCAGGTAGATGGGTTTACAAGACCATTATCCGTCGCCGTACAAACGGATGAAACTGAACTGTTTCGA TTGTCCCCGTCCCCCAGCAAGAGTCAGCTGACGCAGGCGGAGCGCGAGCTGTCCCCGCGCAGCGTGCAGGCCGAGCGCTGGGACCACGCGCCGCACGAGCCACAGGCCCGGCGCCGGAGCTACGGGGACTTTGATG AACGCGCATGCCTATTAAAGAAGTGCAACCGCGACAAGTTAACATCAGACCTACGCCACACATACATGCCGTCTATATTTGATGCTGATGCTATTCGACTAAGAAATATACAAGCTGAAAAG GAGGCAGCCGAACGTCGTCAGTACTACCAACAGGAgcttaaaaatcaaatcatggAACAACAAAGGATAAGGGAAGAAAGGAAAACTAGGGAgaa GATGCTAGAACAAGCTGAGATGCGTCGTTTAGAAGAACAACTGCGTATGTTACGAGTGGCGCAGGAGAGAGAAGTTGGGAAACACCACGATATTACTGCCGCT ATAAAAGAAAACACATCAGAATACAACAGCAAACGCACAGAGCTACAACGAGAGATAGATATGGAACACCACAAACTACTACGCGTCACGTCTCAGCCTACCAAAGCTTTATCCAAACGAACAACAACCACTTCCAAAAGTGACACGCAACCTTCAAAACTACCCTTTTATTAccctaaaataaataacgaagagaAAAAACCGTACTCTATGAATATACCGGACAATTCCATATTTTCTTCCAATTATGATGTTGATAGTTATCTAAGAAgaaatttgaatttcaataaagAAAAAGTCTTCGATGGTAATGATTCGGAAAGTGTTGAAGCATCGGAAAGGAAAGTCCTTGGAGAGAAAGTGAATGAAAGGAAATACGAAAATGTGTATGAGAAATTTgatgataaaatgtatgaaaggcAGAGTAAAGATAAGGTTTATGAAGATATCAAATAtgggaaaataaatgataaaatttatgaaaatagacCTAACGATCTGTACGAAACTAACATCAAAGACAAACAATATGAAAGATTCGAAAGCAAAGATAGACAGGTTTTAGTTGCAAAAgcgttaatacacgaacagccTATAGAAACTGACCGTCCTTCAGAAATTGTTGACAAGCAACCGTCCAGAAAGGTAGACAATATTGATTGTATACCTGTATTGAGGCATTCACCTCAAATGAGTAGTAAAAGTACTGAAAACTGTAAAATGAGTGATGCTATGAAGAAAGTAGATGATAAATGGCAAGTGCCCGTTGTACAGAAAAACATTTTGAAGGCTTTACCTAACGAAGAGGGGAAGAATGTGAGTATACTGACACAGTTGGGCTCTATAAGACGACAACTACAGTTGGAGCAGTTGAAGCTAGATCGAATGCTGTCTAAAGATGATACGTGA
- the LOC142983024 gene encoding uncharacterized protein LOC142983024 isoform X3, which yields MITQRYIGLPVMLKAGEYSPNNPLVRGERPAGDALLGLGEYERRRNTLRKIRQQQYREYLDQQAKKKQEAKEQAERERREREQREREREERERELVLERDRFSPERRRSVPVTSPVHARARDAYAQYDREYVSAGVCTGSVNKVDTGVQVDGFTRPLSVAVQTDETELFRLSPSPSKSQLTQAERELSPRSVQAERWDHAPHEPQARRRSYGDFDERACLLKKCNRDKLTSDLRHTYMPSIFDADAIRLRNIQAEKEAAERRQYYQQELKNQIMEQQRIREERKTREKMLEQAEMRRLEEQLRMLRVAQEREVGKHHDITAAIKENTSEYNSKRTELQREIDMEHHKLLRVTSQPTKALSKRTTTTSKSDTQPSKLPFYYPKINNEEKKPYSMNIPDNSIFSSNYDVDSYLRRNLNFNKEKVFDGNDSESVEASERKVLGEKVNERKYENVYEKFDDKMYERQSKDKVYEDIKYGKINDKIYENRPNDLYETNIKDKQYERFESKDRQVLVAKALIHEQPIETDRPSEIVDKQPSRKVDNIDCIPVLRHSPQMSSKSTENCKMSDAMKKVDDKWQVPVVQKNILKALPNEEGKNVSILTQLGSIRRQLQLEQLKLDRMLSKDDT from the exons ATGATTACACAG CGCTACATAGGTCTGCCCGTGATGCTGAAGGCGGGGGAGTACTCTCCAAACAACCCGCTGGTCCGCGGCGAGCGGCCGGCCGGCGACGCGCTCCTCGGCCTGGGGGAGTATGAGCGACGGAGAAACACGCTGCGGAAGATACGCCAGCAGCAGTATAGAGAGTACCTTGATCAG CAAGCCAAAAAGAAACAAGAAGCGAAAGAGCAAGCGGAACGGGAGCGTCGTGAACGTGAACAGCGCGAGCGAGAGCGCGAGGAGAGGGAGAGGGAGTTAGTGTTAGAGCGAGACAGGTTCAGTCCCGAGCGGCGCCGCAGCGTGCCCGTGACGTCACCGGTACATGCGCGCGCGAGAGATGCGTACGCGCAGTATGATAGGGAGTATGTCTCTGCCGGTGTTTGTACGGGCAGTgtcaa cAAAGTGGACACAGGTGTGCAGGTAGATGGGTTTACAAGACCATTATCCGTCGCCGTACAAACGGATGAAACTGAACTGTTTCGA TTGTCCCCGTCCCCCAGCAAGAGTCAGCTGACGCAGGCGGAGCGCGAGCTGTCCCCGCGCAGCGTGCAGGCCGAGCGCTGGGACCACGCGCCGCACGAGCCACAGGCCCGGCGCCGGAGCTACGGGGACTTTGATG AACGCGCATGCCTATTAAAGAAGTGCAACCGCGACAAGTTAACATCAGACCTACGCCACACATACATGCCGTCTATATTTGATGCTGATGCTATTCGACTAAGAAATATACAAGCTGAAAAG GAGGCAGCCGAACGTCGTCAGTACTACCAACAGGAgcttaaaaatcaaatcatggAACAACAAAGGATAAGGGAAGAAAGGAAAACTAGGGAgaa GATGCTAGAACAAGCTGAGATGCGTCGTTTAGAAGAACAACTGCGTATGTTACGAGTGGCGCAGGAGAGAGAAGTTGGGAAACACCACGATATTACTGCCGCT ATAAAAGAAAACACATCAGAATACAACAGCAAACGCACAGAGCTACAACGAGAGATAGATATGGAACACCACAAACTACTACGCGTCACGTCTCAGCCTACCAAAGCTTTATCCAAACGAACAACAACCACTTCCAAAAGTGACACGCAACCTTCAAAACTACCCTTTTATTAccctaaaataaataacgaagagaAAAAACCGTACTCTATGAATATACCGGACAATTCCATATTTTCTTCCAATTATGATGTTGATAGTTATCTAAGAAgaaatttgaatttcaataaagAAAAAGTCTTCGATGGTAATGATTCGGAAAGTGTTGAAGCATCGGAAAGGAAAGTCCTTGGAGAGAAAGTGAATGAAAGGAAATACGAAAATGTGTATGAGAAATTTgatgataaaatgtatgaaaggcAGAGTAAAGATAAGGTTTATGAAGATATCAAATAtgggaaaataaatgataaaatttatgaaaatagacCTAACGATCTGTACGAAACTAACATCAAAGACAAACAATATGAAAGATTCGAAAGCAAAGATAGACAGGTTTTAGTTGCAAAAgcgttaatacacgaacagccTATAGAAACTGACCGTCCTTCAGAAATTGTTGACAAGCAACCGTCCAGAAAGGTAGACAATATTGATTGTATACCTGTATTGAGGCATTCACCTCAAATGAGTAGTAAAAGTACTGAAAACTGTAAAATGAGTGATGCTATGAAGAAAGTAGATGATAAATGGCAAGTGCCCGTTGTACAGAAAAACATTTTGAAGGCTTTACCTAACGAAGAGGGGAAGAATGTGAGTATACTGACACAGTTGGGCTCTATAAGACGACAACTACAGTTGGAGCAGTTGAAGCTAGATCGAATGCTGTCTAAAGATGATACGTGA